A portion of the Adhaeribacter radiodurans genome contains these proteins:
- a CDS encoding spore photoproduct lyase family protein, translating into MQTFQPSTIFYTPDALNERGQKALLSHPAANHQAIQQHNRLPALESNHFQVKSEVLVLGRLKTLVCKESGRSSDFISPSLANGCMGACAYCYVDRNKPVNPITLFTNTEEILAAVDKHVRKQVWPKVPNQTHSLYYTYDIGCNSDISVDAAISDNVKVAVDFYRHHPKAFATFATKFVNPELLTYDPQQKVRIRFSLLPHKVSKLVDVRTDSIEKRIYAINDFYQAGYEVHVNFSPVIVYEGWQEDYRELFEQLNHTVHPKVKEQMSSEVIFLTHNFWQHQANLAINPKAEALIWTPETQETKRSQFGGINVRYQHQLKAQLIAEFKQLQQEIIPWCAIRYIF; encoded by the coding sequence CTGCGGCTAATCATCAGGCAATTCAGCAGCATAATCGGTTGCCGGCGCTGGAAAGTAATCATTTTCAGGTGAAGTCGGAAGTACTGGTATTAGGTCGTTTAAAAACCTTAGTTTGCAAAGAAAGTGGCCGTAGCTCCGATTTTATTTCGCCGAGCTTAGCTAATGGTTGTATGGGCGCGTGTGCCTATTGCTACGTTGACCGCAACAAACCCGTAAACCCTATTACCTTATTCACCAACACCGAAGAAATTCTGGCCGCTGTAGACAAGCACGTCCGAAAGCAAGTTTGGCCGAAAGTGCCCAACCAAACGCATAGCTTGTATTATACTTACGACATTGGTTGTAACTCCGATATTTCGGTGGATGCCGCTATTTCCGATAACGTGAAGGTTGCCGTTGATTTTTACCGGCACCACCCTAAAGCATTTGCCACTTTTGCAACCAAATTTGTGAATCCGGAATTACTTACTTACGATCCGCAGCAGAAAGTGCGTATTCGGTTTAGCTTGTTGCCTCATAAAGTAAGCAAATTAGTAGACGTACGCACCGATTCAATAGAAAAGCGTATTTACGCCATTAACGATTTTTACCAAGCTGGTTACGAAGTGCACGTTAACTTTTCGCCGGTAATTGTTTACGAAGGTTGGCAAGAAGATTATCGGGAGTTGTTTGAACAGTTAAACCATACAGTTCACCCGAAAGTAAAAGAACAAATGAGCAGCGAGGTTATTTTCCTGACGCATAATTTCTGGCAGCACCAGGCTAATTTAGCAATTAACCCTAAAGCCGAAGCCTTAATCTGGACCCCGGAAACGCAAGAAACCAAACGCAGCCAGTTTGGTGGCATTAATGTGCGGTACCAGCATCAGTTAAAAGCCCAACTCATTGCTGAGTTCAAGCAATTGCAGCAGGAAATTATTCCTTGGTGTGCTATCCGCTATATCTTCTAA